The Bernardetia litoralis DSM 6794 genome includes a window with the following:
- a CDS encoding THUMP domain-containing class I SAM-dependent RNA methyltransferase, whose product MLNETFQMTAQTMFGLDEILFQEIKDLGAKNVKLNNRAVSFEGDLRMMYKANLCLRTALRVLVPIAEFEVKDEHDLYDKIKNIDWEKYLSVEETLAINCTLSTNIFTHSRYIEQKTKDAIVDKFREKYDKRPSVDIIDPDLRIQLYIKNNVCMVMLNSSGDPLYKRGYRDKTNLAPINEVLAAGLIMLSKWDKKSDFIDPMCGSATLSIEAALMAANIPAGSFRPLFGFEKWSNFDIDLWEEVFDEEMEKVDTSTMPYILAGEISKNVARKAAANIAEANLKKYIHLKDISFHDLLPPEKSLEEANEIKQKEEEQARKDDEEGKSWFKRRKADKGIIIINPPYGERMDKDEDINDFYAQIGDTLKQNWAGYTAWIITSNVEAAKHIRLASKPKLKLFNGSLECRFMRFELYEGSNRK is encoded by the coding sequence ATGCTCAACGAAACTTTCCAAATGACTGCCCAAACTATGTTTGGATTAGATGAAATTTTATTTCAAGAAATAAAAGATTTAGGTGCAAAAAATGTCAAATTAAATAATCGTGCTGTAAGTTTTGAAGGCGATTTGAGAATGATGTATAAAGCAAATTTGTGCCTCCGAACGGCTCTTCGTGTGCTTGTTCCGATTGCAGAATTTGAAGTAAAAGACGAACATGATTTATATGACAAAATCAAAAATATAGATTGGGAAAAATATTTATCTGTTGAAGAAACGCTTGCCATAAACTGTACACTTAGTACAAATATATTTACACACTCTCGTTATATCGAACAAAAAACAAAAGATGCAATTGTAGATAAATTTAGAGAAAAATATGACAAACGTCCATCGGTTGATATTATTGACCCTGATTTAAGGATTCAATTATATATCAAAAATAATGTTTGTATGGTAATGCTCAATAGCTCTGGCGACCCACTTTATAAGCGTGGTTATAGAGACAAAACCAATCTTGCTCCAATAAATGAAGTTTTGGCAGCAGGGCTAATTATGCTTTCCAAATGGGACAAAAAAAGTGATTTTATAGACCCTATGTGTGGTTCTGCAACTCTTTCTATTGAAGCTGCTCTGATGGCAGCCAATATTCCAGCAGGTTCTTTTCGTCCTCTTTTTGGTTTTGAAAAATGGTCAAATTTTGATATTGATTTGTGGGAAGAAGTATTTGATGAGGAAATGGAAAAGGTAGATACTTCTACTATGCCTTATATTTTGGCAGGAGAAATTTCAAAAAATGTAGCTAGAAAAGCAGCAGCAAACATAGCAGAAGCAAATCTAAAAAAATATATTCATTTGAAAGATATTTCTTTTCATGATTTATTGCCACCAGAGAAAAGTTTAGAAGAAGCAAACGAAATTAAACAAAAAGAAGAAGAACAAGCAAGAAAAGACGATGAAGAAGGCAAATCTTGGTTCAAAAGACGAAAAGCAGATAAAGGAATAATAATCATAAATCCTCCTTATGGCGAAAGAATGGACAAAGACGAAGACATAAATGATTTTTATGCTCAAATTGGAGATACTCTAAAACAAAACTGGGCAGGTTATACAGCTTGGATTATTACTTCAAATGTGGAGGCTGCAAAACATATTAGACTTGCATCAAAACCAAAATTAAAACTCTTTAATGGTTCATTAGAATGTCGTTTTATGCGTTTTGAACTTTATGAGGGAAGTAATAGAAAATAA
- a CDS encoding UDP-N-acetylmuramate--L-alanine ligase: MNIHFIGIGGSVMHNIAIREKMNGNTVTGSDDAWYNPSESRLKENGLLPQKAGWFPENITSDLDKIVLGMHAKADNPELLKAQELGIKIYSYPEYIYSLSENKERVVIGGSHGKTTITAMVMHTLRLQSYDFDYLIGAYVEGFDSTVRLSDAPIIIIEGDEYQTSPLDKTPKFLHYHHHIGVLSGIAWDHANVYPDFEGYKNQFRLFAENSVKAGAFIYNEEDKLVKEIVEGNDKIHFDTILLPYTTHSSTVKDGKTFLKTELGKMEVSVFGEHNMSNLNAAKIVCRRLGIRESQFYDAMMSFRGASKRLELVGENDNMHVFKDFAHSPSKVEATIKAVKKQYPKQRLTACMELHTFSSLNKEFIQEYANTANSADVAIVYYNPEYVEAKGLPAISKQDLKDAFKKQDLEVFTTTDELESFLVAQDWKQNNLLIMSSGKMGGMNIESLANQLLG, encoded by the coding sequence ATGAATATACATTTTATTGGAATCGGAGGAAGCGTTATGCACAATATCGCTATCAGAGAAAAAATGAATGGAAATACAGTTACAGGTTCGGATGATGCTTGGTACAATCCATCTGAAAGCCGTTTGAAAGAAAACGGTTTACTTCCTCAAAAGGCAGGCTGGTTTCCAGAAAACATCACTTCTGATTTGGATAAAATAGTGTTAGGAATGCACGCAAAAGCAGATAATCCAGAGCTTTTGAAGGCTCAAGAATTAGGAATTAAAATTTATTCTTATCCAGAATATATTTATTCGCTTTCAGAAAATAAAGAGCGTGTAGTGATTGGAGGAAGTCATGGCAAAACAACAATTACAGCCATGGTAATGCACACATTAAGGCTTCAAAGTTATGATTTTGATTATCTTATTGGTGCTTATGTAGAAGGTTTTGATTCAACAGTTCGTCTGTCTGATGCTCCCATTATTATTATTGAAGGTGATGAATACCAAACTTCTCCATTAGATAAAACTCCAAAATTTTTACATTATCATCATCATATTGGTGTTTTGAGTGGGATTGCTTGGGATCATGCCAATGTGTATCCTGATTTTGAAGGTTATAAAAATCAGTTTCGTTTGTTTGCTGAAAATTCTGTAAAAGCAGGTGCATTTATTTATAATGAAGAGGATAAATTAGTAAAAGAAATCGTAGAAGGAAATGACAAAATTCATTTTGATACAATTCTTTTGCCTTATACTACGCATTCTTCGACTGTAAAAGATGGAAAAACATTTTTGAAAACTGAGCTAGGAAAAATGGAAGTTTCTGTTTTTGGAGAACACAACATGTCAAATTTGAATGCTGCAAAAATTGTTTGTAGAAGGTTAGGAATAAGAGAAAGTCAGTTTTATGATGCGATGATGTCGTTTAGAGGAGCTTCTAAAAGATTAGAATTAGTAGGAGAAAATGACAATATGCACGTTTTTAAAGATTTTGCTCACTCGCCTTCAAAAGTAGAAGCAACCATAAAAGCAGTAAAAAAACAATATCCAAAACAGCGTTTGACAGCTTGCATGGAACTGCATACATTTAGTAGTTTGAATAAAGAATTTATACAAGAATATGCAAATACAGCAAATTCTGCCGATGTAGCAATCGTTTATTATAACCCTGAATATGTAGAAGCGAAAGGATTACCAGCTATTTCGAAGCAAGATTTGAAAGACGCTTTCAAAAAACAAGATTTAGAAGTTTTTACAACAACTGATGAATTAGAGTCTTTCTTAGTGGCTCAAGATTGGAAACAAAACAATCTTTTAATTATGTCTTCTGGAAAAATGGGAGGAATGAATATTGAGAGTTTGGCGAATCAATTATTAGGATAA
- a CDS encoding 3-ketoacyl-ACP reductase, which produces MQTLKGQTAIITGAGKGLGKAMALAFAVEGINLGLIARTESDLQKVSEEAKKINPEITISYAIADVADYTQVQNAVAKIAGELKTIDILINNAGVLKVGGLLEMPVAEWEQVIKVNVLGAYYVLHEVLPYILKQEKGDIVNISSTAGLKGNAKLSAYGASKAAFTNLSEAVMQEVRKSNIRVTTVSPSTIATDMTMDANFTDGNKEKVLQPEDLAYLVINNLKLPPRAFVKELGLWSTNP; this is translated from the coding sequence ATGCAAACTTTAAAAGGGCAAACTGCCATTATTACAGGTGCAGGAAAAGGACTAGGCAAGGCGATGGCACTAGCATTTGCTGTGGAAGGAATTAATTTAGGATTAATTGCAAGAACAGAAAGTGATCTGCAAAAAGTTTCGGAAGAAGCTAAAAAGATAAATCCAGAAATTACAATTTCTTATGCAATTGCTGATGTAGCTGATTATACACAAGTACAAAATGCAGTAGCAAAAATTGCTGGTGAATTAAAAACTATTGATATTTTAATCAATAATGCAGGTGTATTGAAAGTGGGAGGTCTGCTTGAAATGCCTGTTGCTGAATGGGAACAAGTAATTAAAGTAAATGTACTAGGTGCTTATTATGTTTTGCACGAAGTATTACCTTATATTTTGAAGCAAGAAAAAGGAGATATTGTAAATATTTCTTCGACAGCTGGATTAAAAGGAAATGCAAAATTAAGTGCTTATGGAGCTTCAAAAGCAGCTTTTACTAATCTTTCTGAAGCAGTAATGCAAGAAGTAAGAAAATCTAATATTCGTGTAACTACTGTATCTCCGAGTACTATCGCTACAGATATGACTATGGATGCTAACTTTACAGATGGTAACAAAGAAAAAGTATTACAACCAGAAGATTTAGCTTACTTAGTTATCAATAATTTGAAATTACCACCAAGAGCGTTTGTAAAAGAATTAGGACTTTGGTCAACTAATCCATAA
- a CDS encoding serine hydrolase codes for MKNYFRLLFCVCFICLLSFESCFGQHIYENSIKRFKYSSLDSIFTALVKNKKITIGVAIIDFEDNQRWSKNYSNDKFTDSLGTKNGIKFPTLSVYKFHLALTILKEVDKGKFDLNDELFITKEDLLEETYSPLRNDLKKEYKENYEEKVKNGVFIKLSKLLSYSVSKSDNNACDILFRLLGGKNYKINEDISIEIRKKHNQKGVEKTNKFIKKLGLKHTIIAASEEKMHESFDNQYLNTTTPLDAVSLLKHFYQGKILKKETQDFLWKLLVETRTGSNKIKAGLPQNDKIILGHKTGSSFRKEAEKGQEFGLKAAENDIGIVITEKNTYAVAIFIKNSTESNEVNNTLIAELSKMIFEYLD; via the coding sequence ATGAAAAATTATTTCCGTCTTTTATTCTGTGTGTGTTTTATTTGTTTATTGAGTTTTGAGAGTTGTTTTGGGCAGCATATTTATGAAAATAGCATCAAACGCTTCAAGTATTCTAGTTTAGATAGTATTTTTACTGCTTTAGTGAAAAACAAAAAAATTACTATTGGAGTAGCAATAATTGATTTTGAAGATAATCAAAGATGGTCTAAAAATTATTCAAATGACAAATTTACAGATAGTTTAGGTACAAAAAATGGTATAAAATTCCCAACGTTAAGCGTTTACAAATTTCATCTAGCTTTAACTATTTTGAAAGAAGTTGATAAAGGAAAATTCGATTTGAATGATGAATTATTTATTACAAAAGAGGATTTATTAGAAGAAACTTATTCACCTTTGAGAAATGATTTGAAGAAGGAATATAAAGAGAATTATGAAGAAAAAGTAAAAAATGGAGTTTTTATAAAATTAAGCAAACTACTTTCTTATAGCGTTTCGAAAAGTGATAATAATGCCTGTGATATTCTGTTTCGTCTTTTGGGAGGAAAAAATTATAAAATTAATGAAGATATAAGTATAGAAATTAGAAAAAAACACAATCAAAAGGGAGTAGAAAAAACAAATAAATTTATCAAAAAATTAGGTTTGAAACATACAATTATTGCAGCAAGTGAAGAAAAAATGCACGAAAGTTTTGATAATCAATATTTGAATACAACAACTCCACTAGATGCTGTTTCTTTGTTAAAACATTTCTATCAAGGTAAAATTCTTAAAAAAGAAACACAAGATTTTTTGTGGAAATTATTGGTAGAAACTAGGACAGGAAGCAATAAAATAAAAGCAGGACTGCCACAAAATGACAAAATAATTTTAGGACACAAAACAGGAAGTTCTTTTCGAAAAGAAGCCGAAAAAGGACAAGAATTCGGATTAAAAGCTGCCGAAAATGATATTGGAATTGTCATTACAGAAAAAAACACCTATGCAGTCGCTATTTTTATAAAAAATTCGACTGAAAGTAATGAAGTAAATAATACACTTATTGCAGAACTATCAAAAATGATTTTTGAGTATTTGGATTAA
- a CDS encoding GNAT family N-acetyltransferase, producing the protein MNNKYILKSKHLGFRNWNFCDTDKLFALNSDKEVMEFFPHLPSLEQTKEFIKRMQNQFEKNGFCYFAVDFLETEEFIGFIGIIEQTYEADFTPCVDIGWRLDKKYWNKGYASEGAKRCLEFAFEDKKLESIKAIAPEINLKSRKVMEKIGMKYVKDFKHPALINDKKLETCVLYEINKEYFSQEKL; encoded by the coding sequence TTGAATAACAAATATATTCTTAAATCAAAACATTTAGGTTTCAGAAATTGGAACTTTTGTGATACTGACAAACTTTTTGCTCTTAATTCTGACAAAGAAGTAATGGAATTTTTTCCTCATTTGCCTTCTTTAGAACAGACAAAAGAGTTTATAAAAAGAATGCAAAATCAGTTTGAAAAAAATGGATTTTGTTATTTTGCTGTTGATTTCTTAGAAACTGAAGAATTTATTGGTTTTATCGGAATTATTGAACAGACTTATGAAGCCGATTTTACGCCTTGTGTGGATATTGGCTGGCGATTAGATAAAAAATATTGGAATAAAGGCTATGCAAGTGAAGGAGCAAAACGCTGTTTAGAATTTGCTTTTGAGGATAAAAAACTAGAATCTATAAAAGCCATAGCACCAGAAATAAATTTAAAATCTAGGAAAGTAATGGAAAAAATTGGGATGAAATATGTAAAAGATTTCAAACACCCAGCTCTAATAAATGATAAAAAACTAGAAACTTGTGTCCTTTATGAAATAAATAAAGAGTACTTTTCACAAGAAAAACTTTAA
- a CDS encoding 4Fe-4S dicluster domain-containing protein, giving the protein MALKITDACINCGACQIECPNNAIYVGSENWSFAEGTSLKEVETQDGKILDAHTENPPLNDFIYYIVADKCTECNGFHDEPQCAFVCPADCCVIDENFIETEEELLLKKAWLHD; this is encoded by the coding sequence ATGGCATTAAAAATAACAGATGCATGTATAAATTGTGGAGCTTGTCAGATAGAATGCCCAAATAATGCGATTTATGTAGGTTCTGAAAATTGGTCGTTTGCAGAAGGAACATCTTTAAAAGAAGTTGAAACTCAAGATGGAAAAATTTTAGATGCACATACAGAAAATCCTCCTTTAAACGATTTTATTTATTATATCGTAGCTGATAAATGTACAGAATGCAACGGTTTTCACGACGAGCCTCAATGTGCTTTTGTTTGCCCTGCTGATTGTTGTGTAATTGATGAGAATTTTATAGAAACAGAAGAAGAACTTTTATTAAAAAAGGCTTGGTTGCATGATTGA
- the murA gene encoding UDP-N-acetylglucosamine 1-carboxyvinyltransferase encodes MTKLKESVTFEVEGGTRLKGEITPQGAKNEALQILCAVLLTDKPVIINNIPLIRDVLKLIDLLGHLGVKTEKISAHSYKFEAKDIDLDFLYSPDFIKQGGALRGSVMIMGPLLARFGKCRLGQPGGDKIGRRRLDTHFKGFEELGARFSYDTENKYYNVDATDLQGKYILLEEASVTGTANILMAAVLAKGKTTLYNAACEPYIQQLCEMLCRMGAKIEGIGSNLLTIEGVKTLGGTEHTMLPDMIEIGSFIGLAALTGSEIRIKNARIDKLGCIPSTFKNLGIQMVFEDDDIIIPAQEHYHIDSFIDGSIMTISDAPWPGFTPDLISIVLVVATQAHGTLMVHQKMFESRLFFVDKLIDMGAKIILCDPHRATVLGLGRQQDLRGITMTSPDIRAGVSLLLAALSAQGKSTIHNAEQIDRGYQFIDKRLNALGAKIKRIEE; translated from the coding sequence ATGACTAAATTAAAAGAATCTGTTACCTTTGAAGTAGAAGGAGGAACACGCCTAAAAGGAGAAATTACACCTCAAGGAGCAAAAAATGAAGCTCTACAAATTTTATGTGCTGTTTTATTAACTGACAAACCTGTAATCATAAATAACATTCCTCTAATTCGTGATGTATTAAAACTCATTGATTTATTAGGGCATTTGGGAGTAAAAACAGAAAAAATAAGTGCGCATTCTTATAAGTTTGAAGCAAAAGATATAGATTTAGATTTTTTGTATAGTCCTGATTTTATAAAACAAGGTGGTGCTTTGCGTGGCTCAGTAATGATAATGGGGCCTCTTTTGGCTCGTTTTGGAAAATGTCGTTTAGGACAACCAGGAGGAGATAAAATAGGAAGACGAAGATTAGATACACATTTTAAAGGGTTTGAAGAGCTTGGAGCTAGATTTAGTTATGACACTGAAAATAAATATTATAATGTTGATGCAACTGATTTACAAGGAAAATATATTTTATTAGAAGAAGCCTCAGTAACAGGAACAGCAAATATTTTGATGGCTGCAGTACTTGCAAAAGGAAAAACAACACTTTATAATGCAGCTTGTGAGCCTTATATTCAACAACTTTGTGAAATGCTTTGCAGAATGGGAGCAAAAATAGAAGGAATTGGCTCAAATCTCTTAACTATTGAAGGTGTCAAAACCTTGGGAGGAACAGAACATACTATGCTTCCTGATATGATAGAAATTGGGAGTTTTATCGGACTAGCTGCCTTGACTGGTTCAGAAATTCGCATCAAAAATGCTCGTATAGATAAATTAGGCTGCATTCCTAGCACATTCAAAAATTTAGGAATACAAATGGTTTTTGAAGATGACGATATTATTATTCCTGCACAAGAACATTATCATATAGATTCTTTTATTGATGGCTCAATCATGACCATTTCAGATGCGCCTTGGCCAGGTTTTACACCTGATTTGATTTCGATTGTTTTGGTGGTTGCGACACAAGCACATGGAACGCTTATGGTTCATCAAAAAATGTTTGAAAGTCGTTTATTTTTTGTAGATAAATTAATTGATATGGGAGCAAAAATTATTCTCTGTGACCCACATCGTGCGACTGTTTTAGGACTTGGAAGACAACAAGATTTGAGAGGAATTACGATGACTTCGCCTGATATTCGTGCTGGTGTTTCTCTTTTATTAGCAGCTCTTTCAGCACAAGGAAAAAGCACAATTCACAATGCAGAACAAATAGATAGAGGTTATCAATTTATTGACAAACGTTTGAATGCCTTAGGCGCAAAAATTAAGCGTATTGAAGAATAA
- a CDS encoding pyruvate carboxylase, whose amino-acid sequence METKNIKKLDRILIANRGEIAIRIFRAASELNIQTVAIYTYEDRYSLHRYKADEAYQIGAEDDPLKPYLDIEEIIALAKAKKIDAIHPGYGFLSENVHFAERCREEGIIFVGPLPEVMNQLGDKVAAKIVARRALVPVIEDSKDPLSSAEVAVKEATRIGYPVIIKAAGGGGGRGMRVCHDEPTLIKSFKEAKSEAKKAFNDDRIFLEKYIDNPKHIEVQIMADNYGRTVHLFERDCSVQRRFQKVVEVAPSMTLSETTRYALYDYALSIAKEVKYNNVGTVEFLVDADENIYFIEVNPRVQVEHTITEEVTGIDIVRTQILIAQGYPLTDKRIYINSQADIPCKGFAIQCRITTEDPANNFKPDFGLIVAYRSADGYGIRLDAGNCYTGARISPFFDPMLIKVSAKGRTLWGAATRLHRALREFRIRGVKTNIDFLLNVISHPEFQRGEATVKFIDNHPELFEMPRRLDRGTKILRYIAETTVNGNDSVKKVDPTKTFRTPIIPSFDKKYLESFPKGTKDKLNELGREEFCKWLKEDKAIHYTDTTLRDAHQSLLATRVRPYDMLSVTESFAKNHPEVFSLEVWGGATFDVSMRFLHEDPWERLKNIRKAAPNILLQMLLRGSNAVGYKAYPDNLVIKFIEEAAENGIDIFRVFDSLNWVDAMKVSIKTIRENTNALAEACICYTGDIITNPTGKYNLEYYLDLAKKLEDEGAHILAIKDMAGLLRPYAAELLISKLKETVQIPIHLHTHDTSSIQSATYLKAIEAGVDVVDVALASMSGLTSQPSFNSVVAAMEQQEREQKIYLPKLNEYSNYWEDIREYYYPFESDLKAGTAEVYENEIPGGQYSNLRPQAESLGLGDKFQEVKKNYAIANELFGDLIKVTPSSKVVGDFALFMTANGYTKADILEKGETMSFPESIKDMMRGDLGQVQGGFPKKIQKIILKKEKPFTERPNAHLEPIDWEKEWKEFKKEFKNANELDLLSYLLYPKVFADFYNTTQEFGDVSILPTKIFFYGLQPNEEIMVDIAEGKTLIIKLRSISQPDEDGMKTVTFDMNGQIRRVRVLDKSLNITKISNQKASATEDGEIGSPLQGKIAEVLVKEGDSVKTGDSLFVIEAMKMETTVSTPKAGKVKQIVLANGSMVEQDDLVILVE is encoded by the coding sequence ATGGAAACCAAAAATATCAAAAAATTAGACCGTATCTTAATAGCCAATCGTGGCGAAATTGCCATTCGTATTTTTCGTGCAGCCTCCGAACTTAATATTCAAACAGTTGCTATTTACACGTATGAAGACAGATATTCACTTCATCGTTATAAAGCTGATGAGGCTTATCAAATTGGAGCAGAAGATGACCCTTTAAAACCATATTTGGATATTGAAGAAATTATTGCTCTTGCAAAAGCCAAAAAAATTGATGCTATTCACCCAGGATATGGATTTTTGTCTGAAAACGTTCATTTTGCAGAACGTTGCCGTGAAGAAGGGATTATTTTTGTAGGTCCTTTGCCTGAAGTAATGAATCAGTTAGGTGACAAAGTGGCTGCCAAAATAGTAGCTCGCCGTGCACTTGTTCCTGTAATTGAAGATAGCAAAGACCCTTTGAGTTCTGCTGAAGTAGCTGTAAAAGAAGCTACAAGAATTGGTTATCCTGTTATCATAAAAGCTGCTGGTGGTGGTGGTGGACGTGGAATGCGTGTTTGTCATGATGAACCAACCCTCATAAAATCATTCAAAGAAGCTAAAAGTGAGGCTAAGAAAGCCTTCAATGATGATAGAATATTTTTAGAAAAATATATAGACAATCCAAAGCACATCGAAGTGCAAATAATGGCTGATAATTATGGAAGAACAGTTCATCTATTCGAACGTGATTGTTCTGTACAGCGTCGTTTTCAAAAAGTAGTAGAAGTTGCGCCAAGTATGACTCTTTCTGAGACTACAAGATATGCCCTTTATGATTATGCGCTATCTATTGCAAAAGAAGTAAAATATAATAATGTTGGAACAGTTGAGTTTTTGGTAGATGCTGATGAAAATATTTATTTCATTGAAGTAAACCCAAGGGTGCAAGTTGAGCATACTATTACAGAAGAAGTAACAGGAATTGATATTGTTCGTACTCAAATTTTGATTGCACAAGGTTATCCATTAACCGACAAACGTATTTATATTAATAGCCAAGCCGATATTCCTTGTAAGGGTTTTGCTATTCAATGTCGTATCACAACAGAAGACCCTGCTAATAACTTCAAACCTGATTTTGGGCTTATTGTGGCTTATCGTTCTGCTGATGGTTATGGAATCCGTCTTGATGCTGGAAACTGTTATACAGGCGCACGAATTTCTCCATTCTTTGACCCAATGTTAATTAAAGTTTCGGCAAAAGGACGTACTTTGTGGGGAGCTGCTACTCGTTTGCACCGTGCTTTGAGAGAATTTAGAATTAGAGGTGTTAAAACAAATATTGATTTTCTTTTAAATGTAATTTCCCATCCAGAATTTCAAAGAGGAGAAGCAACAGTTAAGTTTATTGATAATCATCCAGAGCTTTTTGAGATGCCTCGCCGTTTGGATAGAGGAACAAAAATACTTCGTTATATTGCCGAAACTACTGTAAATGGAAATGATAGCGTAAAAAAGGTAGACCCCACCAAAACATTTAGAACGCCAATTATTCCAAGTTTTGATAAAAAATATTTAGAATCTTTTCCAAAAGGAACAAAGGATAAATTAAATGAGCTGGGAAGAGAAGAATTTTGTAAATGGTTGAAGGAAGATAAAGCAATTCATTATACAGATACAACATTGAGAGATGCACATCAATCTTTGTTGGCTACTCGTGTACGTCCGTATGATATGCTTTCAGTAACAGAAAGTTTTGCCAAAAATCATCCAGAAGTATTTTCTTTGGAAGTATGGGGGGGAGCTACTTTTGATGTTTCAATGCGTTTTTTACACGAAGACCCTTGGGAACGTCTTAAAAATATACGAAAAGCTGCACCAAATATTTTATTGCAAATGTTGCTTCGTGGCTCAAATGCTGTTGGTTATAAAGCCTATCCCGATAATTTGGTAATCAAATTTATTGAAGAAGCTGCTGAAAACGGAATTGATATTTTTAGAGTTTTTGATTCTTTAAACTGGGTTGATGCAATGAAAGTAAGTATCAAAACAATTAGAGAAAATACAAATGCGCTGGCTGAGGCTTGCATTTGTTATACAGGTGATATTATTACCAACCCAACAGGAAAATATAACTTAGAATATTATTTAGATTTAGCCAAAAAGCTAGAAGATGAAGGAGCGCATATTTTAGCAATTAAAGATATGGCTGGTCTCCTACGTCCTTATGCAGCCGAATTACTGATTTCAAAACTAAAAGAAACAGTTCAAATTCCGATTCATTTGCATACACATGATACTTCTTCGATTCAATCAGCAACTTACCTAAAAGCGATTGAAGCAGGCGTTGATGTAGTTGATGTTGCGCTGGCTTCTATGTCTGGTCTAACTTCTCAACCTTCTTTCAATTCGGTTGTGGCAGCAATGGAACAGCAAGAAAGAGAGCAAAAAATATACTTGCCAAAACTCAATGAATATTCTAATTATTGGGAGGATATAAGAGAATACTATTATCCTTTTGAGTCTGATTTGAAGGCAGGAACAGCAGAAGTTTATGAAAATGAAATACCAGGGGGGCAATATTCAAATCTTCGTCCACAAGCAGAATCATTAGGTTTGGGAGATAAATTTCAAGAAGTAAAGAAAAATTATGCCATTGCAAATGAGCTTTTTGGAGATTTAATCAAAGTTACACCAAGTTCGAAAGTGGTAGGCGATTTTGCTTTGTTTATGACTGCAAATGGTTATACAAAAGCTGATATTTTGGAAAAAGGAGAAACAATGTCTTTTCCAGAATCAATAAAAGATATGATGCGTGGGGATTTGGGACAAGTACAAGGAGGTTTTCCAAAGAAAATACAGAAAATTATTCTTAAAAAAGAAAAACCATTTACAGAACGCCCAAATGCACACTTAGAGCCAATTGATTGGGAAAAAGAATGGAAAGAATTTAAGAAAGAATTTAAAAATGCAAATGAGTTAGATTTACTTTCTTATTTATTATATCCAAAAGTATTCGCTGATTTTTATAATACAACACAAGAATTTGGTGATGTTTCTATTTTGCCTACCAAAATATTCTTCTATGGACTCCAACCAAATGAGGAAATTATGGTAGATATTGCTGAAGGAAAAACACTAATTATCAAGCTCCGTTCTATTAGTCAGCCTGATGAAGATGGAATGAAAACGGTTACTTTTGATATGAATGGACAAATTCGTCGTGTTAGAGTTTTGGATAAAAGTTTGAATATTACCAAAATTTCTAATCAAAAAGCAAGTGCAACTGAAGACGGAGAAATAGGTTCGCCATTACAAGGCAAAATAGCTGAGGTTTTGGTAAAAGAAGGCGATAGTGTAAAAACTGGAGATTCTTTGTTTGTAATTGAAGCCATGAAAATGGAAACAACTGTAAGCACACCAAAAGCAGGAAAAGTAAAACAAATTGTTTTGGCTAATGGCTCAATGGTCGAACAAGATGATTTGGTTATTTTGGTAGAGTAA